Proteins encoded within one genomic window of Streptomyces rubradiris:
- a CDS encoding cobyrinate a,c-diamide synthase, producing MTSSVPRLVVAAPSSGSGKTTVATGLMAAFAARGLAVSPHKVGPDYIDPGYHALATGRTGRNLDAYLCGPELIAPLFLHGARGCDLAVVEGVMGLYDGAAGQGELASTAHVAKLLRAPVVLVVDASSQSRSVAALVHGFASWDPRVRLGGVILNKVRSDRHEELLREALDSAGVPVLGVLRRVPQVDTPSRHLGLVPVAERRADAVDAVAAMAAQVERGCDLDALSRLASSAGPLPDAPWEAPVGATGRRAVVAVAGGPAFTFSYAEHAELLTAAGAEVVAFDPLRDERLPEGTAGLVVGGGFPEVYAAELSANEPLREAVAELARSGAPVAAECAGLLYLCRELDGRPMCGVLDATARMTERLTLGYRDAVAVGDSVLAAAGTRMRGHEFHRTVVEPGAGAAPAWGVTAPVRRVEGFVEQGVHASYLHTHWASEPGVARRFVERCRTS from the coding sequence GTGACATCGTCGGTGCCTCGGCTGGTCGTCGCCGCGCCCTCGTCGGGCAGCGGCAAGACCACCGTCGCCACGGGGCTGATGGCCGCGTTCGCCGCGCGGGGGCTCGCCGTGTCCCCGCACAAGGTCGGGCCGGACTACATCGACCCGGGGTACCACGCCCTCGCGACCGGGCGTACGGGGCGCAACCTGGACGCGTACCTGTGCGGGCCGGAGCTGATCGCTCCCCTGTTCCTGCACGGGGCGCGGGGGTGCGACCTGGCCGTGGTCGAGGGCGTGATGGGGCTGTACGACGGGGCGGCCGGGCAGGGTGAGCTGGCGTCCACCGCGCACGTGGCGAAGCTGCTGCGGGCGCCGGTGGTGCTGGTGGTCGACGCGTCCTCGCAGTCGCGGTCGGTTGCGGCGCTGGTGCACGGGTTCGCCTCGTGGGACCCGCGGGTGCGCCTCGGGGGCGTGATCCTGAACAAGGTCAGGTCCGACCGGCACGAGGAGCTGCTCAGAGAGGCACTGGATTCGGCCGGGGTGCCCGTCCTGGGGGTGCTGCGGCGGGTTCCGCAGGTGGACACGCCGTCCCGGCACCTGGGGCTGGTCCCGGTCGCCGAGCGGCGGGCCGACGCGGTGGACGCGGTCGCGGCGATGGCCGCGCAGGTCGAGCGGGGTTGCGATCTCGACGCTCTGTCGCGGCTGGCGAGCAGTGCGGGACCGCTGCCGGACGCTCCCTGGGAGGCGCCCGTCGGCGCGACGGGGCGGCGTGCGGTGGTCGCCGTGGCCGGCGGTCCGGCCTTCACCTTCTCCTACGCCGAGCACGCCGAGCTGCTCACCGCCGCCGGTGCCGAGGTCGTCGCCTTCGACCCCTTGCGGGACGAGCGACTGCCCGAGGGCACGGCGGGGCTGGTCGTCGGCGGGGGTTTCCCCGAGGTGTACGCCGCCGAGCTGTCCGCCAACGAGCCGCTGCGCGAGGCTGTCGCCGAACTGGCCCGCTCCGGCGCCCCCGTGGCCGCCGAGTGCGCCGGACTGCTGTACCTGTGCCGCGAGTTGGACGGCAGGCCGATGTGCGGTGTGCTGGACGCCACCGCGCGGATGACTGAGCGGCTGACGCTCGGCTACCGGGACGCCGTGGCGGTGGGCGACAGCGTGCTGGCGGCGGCCGGGACGCGGATGCGGGGGCACGAGTTCCACCGCACGGTCGTGGAGCCGGGCGCGGGTGCCGCTCCCGCCTGGGGGGTCACGGCTCCGGTGCGGCGGGTCGAAGGTTTCGTAGAGCAGGGCGTGCACGCGAGTTATCTGCACACGCACTGGGCGTCCGAGCCCGGTGTCGCCCGTCGGTTCGTGGAGAGGTGCCGGACGTCATGA
- the cobM gene encoding precorrin-4 C(11)-methyltransferase, with product MADATTGKVTFVGAGPGAADLLTFRAARAIAEADVVIWAASLVQAEVLDHAREGAEILDSAAMSLEDVVAVYRRAFEEGLKVARIHSGDPALWGGTQEQLDRCREIGIATEVVPGVSSFSAVAALAQRELTIPEVAQSVVLTRLGGGKTPMPPGEEVREFARHGTTMAVFLSAARSGQLVRELLEGGYPTSTPVVVAYQATWPEELVVKCTIGTLEETVKEHKLWKHTLFLVGPALDASGTRSHLYHPGHFHGYRKADPEARRALREQRAKS from the coding sequence ATGGCCGATGCCACCACCGGCAAGGTGACCTTCGTCGGTGCCGGGCCCGGCGCCGCCGATCTGCTGACGTTCCGGGCCGCGCGGGCCATCGCCGAGGCCGACGTCGTGATCTGGGCCGCGAGCCTGGTCCAGGCGGAGGTCCTCGACCACGCGCGCGAGGGGGCCGAGATCCTGGACTCGGCGGCCATGTCGCTGGAGGACGTCGTCGCGGTGTACCGACGTGCGTTCGAGGAGGGGCTGAAGGTCGCCCGGATCCACTCCGGCGACCCGGCGCTGTGGGGCGGCACGCAGGAGCAGTTGGACCGCTGCCGGGAGATCGGCATCGCGACCGAGGTCGTGCCGGGCGTGTCGTCGTTCTCCGCGGTGGCCGCGCTGGCGCAGCGGGAGCTGACGATCCCGGAGGTCGCGCAGTCGGTGGTGCTGACCCGGCTGGGCGGTGGCAAGACGCCGATGCCGCCCGGTGAGGAGGTGCGCGAGTTCGCCCGGCACGGCACCACCATGGCCGTGTTCCTGTCGGCGGCGCGCAGCGGGCAGTTGGTGCGGGAGCTGCTGGAGGGCGGCTACCCCACCTCGACGCCGGTGGTGGTCGCGTATCAGGCGACCTGGCCGGAGGAGCTGGTCGTGAAGTGCACGATCGGCACGCTGGAGGAGACGGTCAAGGAGCACAAGCTCTGGAAGCACACGCTGTTCCTGGTCGGTCCCGCGCTGGACGCGTCCGGCACCCGCTCGCACCTGTACCACCCGGGGCACTTCCACGGCTACCGCAAGGCCGACCCCGAGGCGCGGCGGGCGCTGCGGGAGCAGAGGGCGAAGAGTTGA
- the cobI gene encoding precorrin-2 C(20)-methyltransferase: MSSRLIGVGVGPGDPELVTVKGVNALRAADVVVVPVMDTGERGRAEATVAHYVPAEKIVRVVFALNERTDRARREAAWDAAGRRVAGLLEAHACVAFATIGDPNVYSTFTYLAQTLVELVPGVVVETVPGITAMQDLAARSGAVLTEGTEPLTLVPVTAGAAVLKEALAGPGTVVAYKFGRQAAEVAAALAETGRLADAVWGSALGLPEESVRPAAELDGSPLPYLSTLIAPPRRDGGRGGKL, encoded by the coding sequence ATGAGCAGCAGGCTGATCGGAGTCGGGGTCGGTCCCGGTGATCCGGAGCTGGTGACCGTCAAGGGGGTCAACGCCCTGCGCGCGGCCGATGTCGTCGTGGTGCCCGTCATGGACACCGGGGAGCGGGGGCGGGCCGAGGCGACGGTGGCGCACTACGTGCCCGCGGAGAAGATCGTACGGGTGGTGTTCGCGCTGAACGAGCGGACCGACCGGGCGCGCCGGGAGGCGGCCTGGGACGCGGCGGGTCGGCGGGTCGCCGGGCTGCTGGAGGCGCACGCGTGCGTCGCGTTCGCCACCATCGGCGACCCGAACGTGTACTCGACGTTCACCTATCTGGCGCAGACCCTCGTGGAGCTGGTGCCCGGTGTGGTCGTGGAGACGGTGCCGGGGATCACCGCGATGCAGGATCTCGCGGCGCGGTCGGGGGCGGTGCTGACGGAGGGCACCGAGCCGCTGACCCTGGTGCCGGTGACGGCCGGTGCGGCGGTGCTGAAGGAGGCGCTGGCCGGGCCGGGCACGGTGGTGGCGTACAAGTTCGGGCGGCAGGCCGCCGAGGTCGCCGCGGCGCTGGCGGAGACCGGGCGGCTCGCGGACGCGGTGTGGGGGTCGGCGCTGGGGCTGCCGGAGGAGTCGGTGCGGCCGGCCGCCGAGCTGGACGGGTCGCCGCTGCCGTATCTGTCGACGCTGATCGCGCCCCCGCGGCGGGACGGCGGCCGGGGCGGGAAGCTGTGA
- the cbiE gene encoding precorrin-6y C5,15-methyltransferase (decarboxylating) subunit CbiE: MITVVGTGTGAPADLDLLAGAALVVGGRRHLDAAALPEGAERVVLGPLAPALDTVAEYVGKELPVVVLASGDPGFFGIVRALAERFGAGLLDVRPGVSSVATAFARIGLPWDDAVVVSAHGRELRTAVNVCRARPKVAVLTGPGAGPAELGAALPGDRVLVVASALGDPQRERVERVTAAEAAARDWGAAVSVVLCLDEARALGAVRTVAGVPGAPERWALQEDAFAHRDSMITKFEVRALALARLGPRLGDLVWDVGAGSGSVAVECARLGAAVVAVEKAADGVGRIRANARAHGVAVDVVHGAAPAALAGLADDPDAVFVGGGGRELPEVVAACARRARRTVVVAMAALDRVPAARAALTEAGLVCDGVLLQSSRLAPLPGDVTRLAATNPVFLLWGVRTPVSSEGVDQ; this comes from the coding sequence TTGATCACGGTCGTCGGTACGGGGACCGGGGCGCCGGCCGACCTGGACCTGCTCGCCGGGGCCGCGCTGGTGGTCGGCGGGCGGCGGCACCTGGACGCCGCGGCGCTGCCCGAGGGGGCGGAGCGCGTGGTGCTCGGGCCGCTGGCGCCCGCGCTGGACACCGTCGCGGAGTACGTCGGCAAGGAGCTGCCGGTGGTGGTGCTGGCGTCCGGGGACCCGGGGTTCTTCGGGATCGTGCGGGCGCTGGCGGAGCGGTTCGGTGCCGGGCTGCTGGACGTGCGGCCGGGGGTGTCCTCGGTGGCGACGGCGTTCGCCCGGATCGGGCTGCCCTGGGACGACGCGGTCGTGGTGAGCGCGCACGGGCGGGAGTTGCGGACGGCGGTGAACGTGTGCCGGGCGCGGCCGAAGGTGGCGGTGCTGACCGGTCCGGGGGCCGGGCCGGCCGAGCTGGGGGCGGCGCTGCCCGGGGACCGGGTGCTGGTGGTGGCGAGCGCCCTCGGTGATCCTCAGCGGGAGCGCGTGGAGCGGGTGACGGCGGCCGAGGCGGCGGCGCGGGACTGGGGTGCGGCGGTGAGCGTGGTGCTGTGCCTGGACGAGGCGCGGGCGCTCGGCGCGGTGCGGACGGTCGCGGGGGTGCCGGGGGCGCCGGAGCGGTGGGCGCTTCAGGAGGACGCGTTCGCGCACCGGGACTCGATGATCACCAAGTTCGAGGTGCGGGCGCTGGCCCTGGCCCGGCTGGGGCCGCGCCTGGGCGACCTGGTGTGGGACGTGGGTGCCGGGTCGGGGTCGGTCGCGGTGGAGTGCGCGCGGCTCGGCGCGGCCGTCGTCGCCGTGGAGAAGGCGGCCGACGGGGTCGGGCGGATCCGGGCCAACGCGCGCGCCCACGGTGTCGCGGTGGACGTGGTGCACGGTGCGGCGCCGGCGGCCCTGGCGGGGCTGGCGGACGATCCGGACGCGGTGTTCGTCGGCGGCGGGGGCCGGGAGCTGCCGGAGGTGGTCGCCGCGTGCGCGCGGCGGGCGCGGCGGACGGTCGTCGTGGCGATGGCCGCGCTGGACCGGGTGCCGGCGGCGCGCGCGGCGCTGACGGAGGCCGGGTTGGTCTGTGACGGGGTGCTGTTGCAGTCGTCGCGGCTGGCGCCGCTGCCGGGGGACGTGACCCGGCTGGCGGCGACCAATCCGGTGTTTTTGCTGTGGGGCGTGAGAACCCCGGTGTCTAGTGAAGGAGTTGACCAGTGA
- the cobJ gene encoding precorrin-3B C(17)-methyltransferase — translation MIGLISATAAGAAARDRLAAAWPDRARVYEGPVKEAVRAAFAECEQLVCFLATGAVVRLLAPLLAGKAADPGVVCVDEGGRFAVSLLGGHGGGANELAREVGALLGAEPVVTTATDAVGLPGLDTLGLPYEGAVAAVSRALLDGEPVALAAEVAWPLPPLPVADEGAYTVRVTDRDAVPGEREVLLRPPSLVVGVGASRGAPAGEVLGLVEGALREAGLSARSVAELATVDAKASEPGIVAAAERLGVPLVTYSAEELARVEVPNPSAAPLAAVGTPSVAEAAALLRGGELLVPKRKSAMATCAVVRRPARGRLAVVGLGPGARDLLTPRAAAELRRASVVVGLDQYVDQIRDLLRPGTRVLESGLGAEEERARTAVAEARAGHAVALIGSGDAGVYAMASPALAEASDDIDVVGVPGVTAALAAGAVLGAPLGHDHVSISLSDLHTPWEVIERRVRAAAEADLVVTFYNPRSRGRDWQLPKALAILAGHREPGTPVGVVRNASRPDESSRVTTLAALDPATVDMMTVVTVGNTATRIVAGRMVTPRGYRWQASREEPK, via the coding sequence GTGATCGGCCTGATTTCCGCCACCGCGGCGGGGGCGGCGGCGCGGGACCGGCTGGCCGCGGCCTGGCCGGACCGCGCGCGGGTGTACGAGGGCCCGGTCAAGGAGGCGGTGCGGGCCGCGTTCGCCGAGTGCGAGCAGCTGGTGTGCTTCCTGGCGACAGGCGCGGTGGTGCGGCTGCTGGCGCCGTTGCTGGCCGGCAAGGCGGCCGACCCGGGTGTGGTGTGTGTGGACGAGGGCGGCCGGTTCGCGGTGTCGCTGCTCGGCGGGCACGGCGGCGGCGCCAATGAACTGGCCCGCGAGGTGGGCGCGTTGCTGGGTGCGGAGCCGGTGGTGACGACCGCGACGGACGCGGTGGGGCTGCCGGGTCTGGACACGCTGGGGCTGCCGTACGAGGGTGCGGTGGCGGCGGTGTCCCGGGCGCTGCTGGACGGGGAGCCGGTGGCGCTGGCGGCGGAGGTGGCGTGGCCGCTGCCGCCGCTGCCGGTCGCGGACGAGGGGGCGTACACGGTCCGGGTCACCGACCGGGACGCCGTACCGGGCGAGCGGGAGGTGCTGCTGCGTCCGCCGTCGCTGGTGGTCGGGGTCGGGGCGTCCAGGGGCGCGCCGGCCGGGGAGGTACTCGGTCTGGTGGAGGGGGCGCTGCGGGAGGCGGGGCTGTCGGCGCGGTCGGTCGCCGAGCTGGCCACCGTGGACGCCAAGGCCTCGGAGCCGGGCATCGTGGCCGCCGCCGAGCGGCTCGGGGTGCCCCTGGTGACGTACTCCGCGGAGGAGTTGGCGCGGGTGGAGGTGCCGAACCCGTCCGCCGCGCCGCTGGCCGCGGTGGGTACGCCGTCGGTCGCCGAGGCCGCCGCCCTGCTGCGCGGTGGTGAACTCCTCGTGCCGAAGCGGAAGTCGGCGATGGCGACCTGTGCGGTGGTACGGCGTCCGGCGCGCGGGCGGCTCGCGGTGGTCGGGCTCGGGCCGGGTGCCCGGGACCTGCTCACCCCGCGGGCGGCGGCGGAGCTGCGGCGGGCCTCGGTGGTGGTGGGTCTGGACCAGTACGTGGACCAGATCCGCGATCTGCTGCGGCCGGGGACCCGGGTGCTCGAGTCCGGTCTCGGCGCGGAGGAGGAGCGGGCGCGGACGGCGGTCGCCGAGGCCCGCGCGGGGCACGCGGTGGCGCTGATCGGCAGCGGGGACGCGGGGGTGTACGCCATGGCGTCCCCGGCGCTCGCGGAGGCGTCGGACGACATCGACGTGGTCGGGGTGCCCGGGGTGACGGCGGCGCTGGCCGCCGGGGCGGTCCTGGGCGCGCCGCTGGGCCACGACCATGTGTCGATCAGCCTGTCCGACCTGCACACGCCGTGGGAGGTCATCGAGCGGCGGGTGCGGGCGGCGGCCGAGGCGGACCTGGTCGTCACCTTCTACAACCCGCGTTCCCGGGGCCGGGACTGGCAGCTGCCCAAGGCGCTGGCGATCCTCGCCGGGCACCGGGAGCCGGGGACGCCGGTGGGTGTCGTGCGCAACGCGTCCCGGCCGGACGAGTCGAGCCGGGTCACCACGCTGGCCGCGCTGGATCCGGCGACCGTCGACATGATGACGGTCGTCACCGTGGGCAACACGGCCACCCGGATCGTCGCGGGACGGATGGTGACCCCGCGCGGCTACCGCTGGCAGGCATCGCGGGAGGAGCCGAAGTGA
- a CDS encoding precorrin-8X methylmutase, whose protein sequence is MNRVVHPIEQESYRRLRARLDTSHFPPLTRAVVERVIHSAADLQYATDLVMAEEDLVRAHAALHAGAPVVVDVEMVAAGITRRETVCRLRDAVAGPGLTRSAHAIRLAYEQVGPGALWVIGNAPTALEELLTLDAEPALVIGLPVGFVGAVESKAALRESGLPAVSNVSEKGGSAVASAALNALLYHPVSHSEETS, encoded by the coding sequence GTGAACCGTGTCGTCCACCCGATCGAGCAGGAGTCCTACCGCCGGCTGCGCGCCCGCCTGGACACCTCGCACTTCCCGCCGCTGACCCGGGCGGTGGTGGAGCGGGTCATCCACTCCGCCGCCGATCTTCAGTACGCGACGGATCTCGTCATGGCCGAGGAGGACCTGGTGCGGGCGCACGCCGCGCTGCACGCCGGGGCGCCGGTGGTCGTGGACGTGGAGATGGTGGCCGCCGGGATCACCCGGCGCGAGACCGTCTGCCGGCTGAGGGACGCCGTGGCCGGGCCGGGGCTGACCCGTTCGGCGCACGCGATCCGGCTCGCGTACGAGCAGGTGGGTCCCGGTGCCCTCTGGGTGATCGGCAACGCGCCGACCGCGCTGGAGGAGCTGCTGACCCTGGACGCCGAGCCGGCCCTCGTCATCGGGCTGCCCGTCGGTTTCGTCGGCGCGGTCGAATCCAAGGCCGCGCTGCGGGAGAGCGGACTGCCCGCCGTGAGCAACGTGTCCGAGAAGGGCGGGTCGGCGGTCGCGTCCGCCGCGCTCAACGCCCTGCTGTACCACCCCGTTTCACATTCCGAGGAGACTTCGTGA
- a CDS encoding ZIP family metal transporter: MAVFVALGAFLMTLAGGWTAQRVTDRRHLVLGLAGGLMLGVVGLDLLPEALRAADHEIHGVPAALLLFVAGFLLAHLVERLLAARRAAHGAVEHTAVRHEAVEGDAAEHAAVPHGAVERDAAEHGPARHAAAEHAAVPHDAVERDAAGHRHRSPEVGLTAAAAMVGHSLMDGVAIGASFQVGGGMGTAVALAVIAHDFADGFNTFTLTRLYGNARRKALAMLFADAVAPVAGAAASAFLAIPENVLGGYLGLFGGALLYLAAAEILPEAHHAHPARSTLLCTVAGVAFIWLVVGVTG, encoded by the coding sequence ATGGCGGTCTTCGTCGCGCTCGGCGCGTTCCTGATGACGCTGGCCGGCGGCTGGACGGCACAGCGCGTGACCGACCGCCGCCATCTGGTGCTGGGCCTGGCCGGCGGGCTGATGCTCGGCGTGGTCGGCCTGGACCTGCTGCCCGAGGCCCTGAGGGCGGCCGACCACGAGATCCACGGCGTCCCGGCCGCGCTGCTGCTGTTCGTGGCCGGCTTCCTCCTCGCCCATCTGGTGGAACGCCTGCTCGCGGCCCGCCGCGCCGCGCACGGGGCGGTCGAACACACGGCGGTCCGGCACGAAGCGGTTGAAGGTGACGCGGCCGAGCACGCGGCGGTCCCGCACGGGGCGGTCGAACGCGACGCGGCCGAGCACGGGCCGGCCCGGCACGCGGCGGCCGAGCACGCGGCGGTTCCGCACGACGCGGTCGAACGCGACGCGGCCGGGCACCGCCACCGCAGCCCCGAGGTGGGCCTGACCGCGGCGGCCGCCATGGTGGGGCACAGCCTGATGGACGGCGTGGCGATCGGCGCGTCCTTCCAGGTGGGCGGCGGCATGGGCACCGCGGTCGCGCTCGCCGTCATCGCCCACGACTTCGCGGACGGCTTCAACACCTTCACCCTCACCCGCCTGTACGGCAACGCCCGCCGCAAGGCCCTCGCCATGCTCTTCGCGGACGCCGTCGCCCCCGTCGCCGGAGCCGCCGCGTCCGCGTTCCTCGCCATCCCGGAGAACGTCCTCGGCGGCTATCTCGGCCTGTTCGGCGGCGCCCTGCTCTACCTCGCCGCCGCCGAGATCCTCCCCGAGGCCCACCACGCCCACCCCGCCCGCTCCACCCTGCTGTGCACGGTCGCGGGCGTCGCGTTCATCTGGCTGGTGGTGGGCGTCACCGGATGA
- the cobO gene encoding cob(I)yrinic acid a,c-diamide adenosyltransferase gives MPQGQPSVVPNDGLTTRQRRNRPLVVVHTGVGKGKSTAAFGLALRAWNQGWPIGVFQFVKSAKWKVGEENALRVLGASGEGGTVDWHKMGEGWSWVQRDAQMDNEEKAREGWEQVKRDLAAETYRLYVLDEFAYPMHWGWVDTGEVIEVLRNRPGTQHVVITGRNAPRELVDFADLVTDMSKVKHPMDVGQKGQKGIEW, from the coding sequence GTGCCGCAGGGACAGCCGAGTGTCGTACCGAACGACGGGCTGACGACGCGTCAGCGGCGGAACCGTCCGCTGGTCGTGGTGCACACGGGCGTCGGCAAGGGCAAGTCCACCGCCGCGTTCGGGCTCGCGCTGCGCGCCTGGAACCAGGGGTGGCCCATCGGGGTGTTCCAGTTCGTCAAGTCGGCGAAGTGGAAGGTCGGCGAGGAGAACGCGCTGCGGGTGCTCGGTGCCTCCGGTGAGGGCGGCACTGTCGACTGGCACAAGATGGGCGAGGGCTGGTCGTGGGTCCAGCGCGATGCCCAGATGGACAACGAGGAGAAGGCCCGGGAGGGCTGGGAGCAGGTCAAGCGTGACCTGGCCGCCGAGACGTACCGGCTGTACGTGCTGGACGAGTTCGCGTACCCGATGCACTGGGGGTGGGTGGACACCGGCGAGGTGATCGAGGTGCTGCGGAACCGGCCCGGTACCCAGCACGTGGTGATCACCGGGCGGAACGCGCCTCGAGAACTGGTGGACTTCGCCGACCTCGTCACCGACATGTCCAAGGTCAAGCACCCCATGGACGTGGGGCAGAAGGGCCAGAAGGGCATCGAGTGGTGA
- a CDS encoding putative cobaltochelatase, translated as MTTPFPFTAVVGQDDLRLALLLNAVSPAVGGVLVRGEKGTAKSTAVRALSALLPAVAVVPGCRFSCDPAAPDPSCPDGPHEAGNGTERPARMVELPVGASEDRLVGALDIERALAEGVKAFEPGLLADAHRGILYVDEVNLLHDHLVDLLLDAAAMGASYVEREGVSVRHAAKFLLVGTMNPEEGELRPQLLDRFGLTVEVAASREPDQRVEVVRRRLAYDDDPAGFAAQWAQEEAAVRQRIVAARELLPQVRLGDAALRQIAATCAAFEVDGMRADIVMARTATALAAWAGRTDVLAEDVRQAALLALPHRRRRAPFDAPGLDEDKLDETLEQYSGDDGDDEPDPDGPGGGGQPAPDSGPQGDGGEAARPEAGEGGEPQASGAGEQSAVRAAEPFRTKVLSVPGIGEGAAGRRSRARTEHGRTTGARRPQGTLTKLHLAATVQAAAPHQRARGRSGPGLVVRRDDLRQATREGREGNLVLFVVDASGSMAARQRMSAVKGAVLSLLLDAYQRRDKVGLVTFRGSSAEVALPPTSSVDAAAARLESLPTGGRTPLAAGLLKAHEVLRVERLRDPARRPLVVVVTDGRATGGPEPVLLASRAAGLFAAEGVASVVVDCESGPVRLGLAGRLAADLGGTAVTLDELRADAIAGLVKGIQGRRAA; from the coding sequence GTGACAACCCCGTTTCCCTTTACGGCCGTTGTCGGCCAGGACGACCTGCGGCTGGCCTTGCTCCTCAATGCCGTCAGCCCCGCAGTGGGTGGTGTGCTGGTGCGCGGCGAGAAGGGCACCGCCAAGTCGACGGCGGTGCGGGCGCTCTCGGCGCTGCTGCCCGCGGTGGCCGTCGTGCCCGGGTGCCGGTTCTCGTGCGACCCGGCCGCGCCCGACCCCTCGTGCCCGGACGGCCCGCACGAGGCGGGCAACGGCACCGAGCGGCCCGCGCGCATGGTCGAGCTGCCCGTCGGTGCCTCCGAGGACCGGCTGGTCGGCGCGCTGGACATCGAGCGGGCGCTCGCGGAGGGTGTCAAGGCTTTCGAGCCCGGTCTGCTGGCCGACGCCCATCGGGGCATCCTCTACGTCGACGAAGTGAACCTCTTGCACGACCACCTGGTCGACCTGCTGCTGGACGCGGCCGCGATGGGTGCCTCGTACGTCGAGCGCGAGGGCGTCTCCGTGCGGCACGCCGCGAAGTTCCTGCTCGTCGGGACCATGAACCCGGAAGAGGGCGAGCTGCGGCCGCAGTTGCTCGACCGGTTCGGGCTCACCGTGGAGGTCGCCGCCTCGCGGGAGCCGGACCAGCGGGTGGAGGTCGTGCGGCGGCGCCTCGCCTACGACGACGATCCCGCCGGGTTCGCCGCCCAGTGGGCGCAGGAAGAGGCCGCCGTGCGGCAGCGGATCGTCGCCGCGCGGGAGTTGCTGCCGCAGGTGCGGCTCGGTGACGCGGCGCTGCGGCAGATCGCGGCGACCTGCGCGGCTTTCGAGGTGGACGGCATGCGCGCCGACATCGTGATGGCTCGGACCGCGACGGCGCTGGCCGCGTGGGCCGGGCGGACGGACGTACTCGCCGAGGATGTGCGGCAGGCGGCGCTGCTGGCGTTGCCGCATCGCAGGCGCCGTGCACCCTTCGACGCGCCGGGCCTGGACGAGGACAAGCTGGACGAGACGCTGGAGCAGTACTCCGGGGACGACGGCGACGACGAGCCGGACCCGGATGGTCCCGGCGGCGGTGGGCAGCCGGCGCCGGACAGCGGTCCGCAGGGCGATGGCGGTGAGGCCGCGCGGCCGGAGGCCGGTGAGGGCGGGGAGCCGCAGGCGTCCGGCGCGGGCGAGCAGTCGGCCGTACGGGCCGCCGAGCCCTTCCGCACCAAGGTGCTGAGCGTCCCCGGGATCGGCGAGGGTGCCGCCGGGCGGCGCTCGCGGGCGCGGACCGAGCACGGGCGCACCACGGGGGCACGCCGGCCGCAGGGGACGCTGACCAAGCTGCATCTGGCGGCCACCGTGCAGGCCGCGGCGCCGCATCAGCGGGCGCGGGGACGGTCCGGGCCGGGGCTGGTCGTGCGCCGGGACGACCTGCGGCAGGCGACCCGCGAAGGGCGTGAGGGAAACCTCGTCCTGTTCGTCGTGGACGCCTCCGGTTCGATGGCCGCGCGGCAGCGGATGAGTGCCGTGAAGGGTGCCGTGCTGTCGTTGCTGCTGGACGCCTACCAGCGGCGGGACAAGGTGGGGCTGGTGACCTTCCGGGGCAGTTCGGCGGAGGTCGCGCTGCCGCCCACCTCGTCCGTCGACGCCGCCGCCGCGCGCCTGGAGTCGCTGCCGACCGGCGGTCGTACGCCGCTGGCGGCCGGGCTGCTGAAGGCGCACGAGGTGCTGCGCGTGGAGCGGCTGCGGGACCCGGCGCGGCGACCGCTGGTGGTCGTGGTGACGGACGGACGGGCCACGGGCGGTCCGGAGCCTGTGCTGCTCGCGTCCAGGGCCGCCGGGCTGTTCGCGGCCGAGGGCGTCGCCTCGGTGGTCGTGGACTGTGAGTCGGGGCCGGTGCGGCTCGGGCTCGCCGGGCGGCTCGCCGCCGATCTCGGCGGTACCGCCGTGACGCTGGACGAGCTGCGGGCGGACGCGATCGCCGGGCTGGTGAAGGGTATTCAGGGCAGGAGGGCCGCGTAG